In Brienomyrus brachyistius isolate T26 chromosome 25, BBRACH_0.4, whole genome shotgun sequence, a single window of DNA contains:
- the LOC125720350 gene encoding N-acetyltransferase 8-like isoform X1, producing the protein MVRVAIWRFGESFVWQVSGFGGLVALTVHDTLSKTLKGVSTMASFKVRKYRDEDEELVKEIFALGISEQVPASFMHVLKQPLTQVVFMCVFFALMAVFKSFLLPVLVTSMLLVGIRQLVSQSYTKYIDYTLKEDLSRIQESYMEERDSCFWVAENGGRVVAMMAYVPSKIHQEFLELKHMSVHRSHRRQGIAKTLCRVAVDFARTEGYQAIVLYTAEVQNDAQKLYEHMGFTKIRQFRRPTLTAKFTNFFLFEYQLKV; encoded by the exons ATGGTGAGAGTTGCCATTTGGCGATTTGGTGAGAGTTTTGTTTGGCAAGTCAGCGGATTTGGGGGGCTTGTAGCACTCACGGTTCACGATACGTTATCAAAAAC GTTGAAGGGTGTCAGCACCATGGCCAGCTTTAAGGTGCGGAAGTACAGGGATGAAGACGAGGAGCTGGTGAAGGAGATCTTTGCGCTGGGGATAAGTGAGCAAGTTCCCGCCTCCTTCATGCACGTGCTGAAACAGCCCCTTACCCAGGTGGTGTTTATGTGCGTCTTCTTTGCTCTGATGGCTGTCTTCAAGTCCTTCCTCCTCCCTGTACTGGTGACCAGCATGCTCTTAGTAGGAATTCGACAGCTGGTCAGCCAGTCCTACACCAAATACATTGACTACACACTGAAAGAAGACCTTAGTCGTATCCAGGAGTCCTACATGGAGGAGAGGGACTCCTGTTTCTGGGTGGCAGAGAATGGGGGCCGAGTGGTGGCCATGATGGCTTACGTACCCTCCAAGATTCATCAGGAGTTCTTAGAGCTTAAGCACATGTCCGTGCACAGAAGCCATCGACGCCAAGGCATCGCCAAGACCCTCTGCAGGGTAGCAGTGGACTTTGCTCGCACAGAGGGATACCAGGCAATCGTCCTCTATACCGCTGAGGTCCAGAATGATGCACAGAAGCTGTATGAACACATGGGCTTTACGAAGATCAGGCAGTTTCGCCGCCCAACTCTGACAGCCAAGTTCACCAATTTCTTCCTGTTTGAGTACCAATTAAAGGTATAA
- the LOC125720350 gene encoding N-acetyltransferase 8-like isoform X2 — protein MRKETHTLKGVSTMASFKVRKYRDEDEELVKEIFALGISEQVPASFMHVLKQPLTQVVFMCVFFALMAVFKSFLLPVLVTSMLLVGIRQLVSQSYTKYIDYTLKEDLSRIQESYMEERDSCFWVAENGGRVVAMMAYVPSKIHQEFLELKHMSVHRSHRRQGIAKTLCRVAVDFARTEGYQAIVLYTAEVQNDAQKLYEHMGFTKIRQFRRPTLTAKFTNFFLFEYQLKV, from the exons atgaggaaagagACGCACAC GTTGAAGGGTGTCAGCACCATGGCCAGCTTTAAGGTGCGGAAGTACAGGGATGAAGACGAGGAGCTGGTGAAGGAGATCTTTGCGCTGGGGATAAGTGAGCAAGTTCCCGCCTCCTTCATGCACGTGCTGAAACAGCCCCTTACCCAGGTGGTGTTTATGTGCGTCTTCTTTGCTCTGATGGCTGTCTTCAAGTCCTTCCTCCTCCCTGTACTGGTGACCAGCATGCTCTTAGTAGGAATTCGACAGCTGGTCAGCCAGTCCTACACCAAATACATTGACTACACACTGAAAGAAGACCTTAGTCGTATCCAGGAGTCCTACATGGAGGAGAGGGACTCCTGTTTCTGGGTGGCAGAGAATGGGGGCCGAGTGGTGGCCATGATGGCTTACGTACCCTCCAAGATTCATCAGGAGTTCTTAGAGCTTAAGCACATGTCCGTGCACAGAAGCCATCGACGCCAAGGCATCGCCAAGACCCTCTGCAGGGTAGCAGTGGACTTTGCTCGCACAGAGGGATACCAGGCAATCGTCCTCTATACCGCTGAGGTCCAGAATGATGCACAGAAGCTGTATGAACACATGGGCTTTACGAAGATCAGGCAGTTTCGCCGCCCAACTCTGACAGCCAAGTTCACCAATTTCTTCCTGTTTGAGTACCAATTAAAGGTATAA
- the LOC125720350 gene encoding N-acetyltransferase 8-like isoform X3: protein MASFKVRKYRDEDEELVKEIFALGISEQVPASFMHVLKQPLTQVVFMCVFFALMAVFKSFLLPVLVTSMLLVGIRQLVSQSYTKYIDYTLKEDLSRIQESYMEERDSCFWVAENGGRVVAMMAYVPSKIHQEFLELKHMSVHRSHRRQGIAKTLCRVAVDFARTEGYQAIVLYTAEVQNDAQKLYEHMGFTKIRQFRRPTLTAKFTNFFLFEYQLKV from the coding sequence ATGGCCAGCTTTAAGGTGCGGAAGTACAGGGATGAAGACGAGGAGCTGGTGAAGGAGATCTTTGCGCTGGGGATAAGTGAGCAAGTTCCCGCCTCCTTCATGCACGTGCTGAAACAGCCCCTTACCCAGGTGGTGTTTATGTGCGTCTTCTTTGCTCTGATGGCTGTCTTCAAGTCCTTCCTCCTCCCTGTACTGGTGACCAGCATGCTCTTAGTAGGAATTCGACAGCTGGTCAGCCAGTCCTACACCAAATACATTGACTACACACTGAAAGAAGACCTTAGTCGTATCCAGGAGTCCTACATGGAGGAGAGGGACTCCTGTTTCTGGGTGGCAGAGAATGGGGGCCGAGTGGTGGCCATGATGGCTTACGTACCCTCCAAGATTCATCAGGAGTTCTTAGAGCTTAAGCACATGTCCGTGCACAGAAGCCATCGACGCCAAGGCATCGCCAAGACCCTCTGCAGGGTAGCAGTGGACTTTGCTCGCACAGAGGGATACCAGGCAATCGTCCTCTATACCGCTGAGGTCCAGAATGATGCACAGAAGCTGTATGAACACATGGGCTTTACGAAGATCAGGCAGTTTCGCCGCCCAACTCTGACAGCCAAGTTCACCAATTTCTTCCTGTTTGAGTACCAATTAAAGGTATAA